Proteins encoded together in one Bacteroides ovatus window:
- the hisB gene encoding bifunctional histidinol-phosphatase/imidazoleglycerol-phosphate dehydratase HisB, whose translation MKKKVLFIDRDGTLVIEPPVDYQLDSLEKLEFYPKVFRNLGFIRSKLDFEFVMVTNQDGLGTPSFPEETFWPAHNLMLKTLEGEGITFDEILIDRSFPEDNAPTRKPRTGMLTKYLDNPEYDLAGSFVIGDRPTDVELAKNIGCRAIYLQDSTEALKEKGLEEVCVLATTDWDRIAEFLFAGERKAEVRRTTKETDIYVALNLDGNGTCDIFTGLGFFDHMLEQIGKHSGMDLTIRVKGDLEVDEHHTIEDTAIALGECIYQALGSKRGIERYGYALPMDDCLCQVCLDFGGRPWLVWDAEFKREKIGEMPTEMFLHFFKSLSDAAKMNLNIKAEGQNEHHKIEGIFKALARALKMAIKRDIYHFELPSSKGVL comes from the coding sequence ATGAAGAAGAAAGTATTATTTATAGATAGAGACGGCACGTTGGTGATCGAACCTCCTGTAGATTACCAACTCGACTCATTGGAAAAACTGGAATTCTATCCGAAAGTATTCCGTAATTTGGGCTTTATCCGCAGTAAGCTCGATTTTGAATTTGTGATGGTCACTAACCAGGATGGATTGGGTACACCTTCTTTTCCGGAAGAAACATTCTGGCCTGCCCATAACTTGATGCTTAAAACATTGGAAGGGGAGGGGATTACTTTTGATGAGATTCTGATAGACCGTAGTTTTCCTGAAGATAATGCGCCCACCCGCAAACCGCGTACCGGAATGTTGACGAAGTATCTGGATAATCCGGAATACGATCTTGCCGGAAGTTTTGTAATAGGCGATCGTCCCACAGATGTGGAACTTGCCAAAAATATCGGTTGCCGGGCAATTTATTTGCAAGACTCGACCGAAGCTCTGAAAGAAAAAGGATTAGAAGAAGTCTGTGTTCTTGCAACTACTGATTGGGATCGGATAGCCGAATTCCTTTTTGCCGGAGAACGGAAAGCGGAAGTACGTCGTACTACAAAAGAAACAGATATTTATGTTGCTTTGAATCTTGATGGAAATGGAACTTGTGACATTTTTACCGGTCTTGGCTTTTTCGATCACATGCTTGAGCAGATTGGAAAACATTCTGGCATGGACTTAACCATCCGTGTTAAAGGAGATTTGGAAGTAGATGAACATCATACGATCGAAGACACTGCTATCGCACTGGGCGAATGTATCTATCAGGCTTTAGGTAGCAAACGAGGGATTGAACGTTATGGCTATGCCTTACCGATGGATGATTGTCTTTGTCAGGTTTGTCTGGACTTCGGTGGTCGTCCCTGGTTAGTTTGGGATGCTGAATTCAAGCGTGAGAAGATAGGAGAGATGCCGACGGAAATGTTCCTTCATTTCTTTAAGTCACTAAGTGACGCGGCAAAGATGAATTTGAACATCAAAGCGGAAGGACAGAATGAACATCATAAGATAGAAGGAATTTTTAAAGCCCTTGCCCGTGCTTTGAAAATGGCAATTAAAAGAGATATCTATCATTTTGAACTTCCATCTAGTAAGGGTGTGCTTTAA
- a CDS encoding dual specificity protein phosphatase family protein yields the protein MQKQIPLCLLAIVLSVSLFGQNLKADKIILSDSDLTNLYQIDSGVYRSEQPSKEGFKALEKYGIGEVLNLRNRHSDDDEAKGTSIKLHRVKTKAHSISEKQLIQALRIIKNRKAPIVFHCHHGSDRTGAVCAFYRIIFQNVSKEDAIHEMTEGGYGFHRIYKNIIRRIKEANVEQIRKEVMEGGEL from the coding sequence ATGCAAAAGCAAATCCCACTATGCTTATTGGCGATAGTCTTATCCGTCTCTCTTTTCGGTCAAAATCTGAAAGCGGATAAGATTATTCTGTCTGATAGTGATTTGACAAATTTGTATCAAATAGATTCGGGCGTATATCGTTCGGAGCAACCTTCAAAAGAGGGCTTTAAAGCTTTAGAAAAGTATGGTATTGGAGAAGTACTTAATCTACGAAACAGACATAGTGATGATGACGAAGCAAAAGGAACAAGTATAAAACTTCACCGGGTAAAAACTAAAGCACATTCGATTAGTGAAAAGCAATTGATACAGGCATTACGCATTATTAAAAATCGTAAAGCGCCTATTGTTTTCCATTGTCACCACGGCTCTGACCGTACAGGGGCTGTTTGTGCGTTTTATCGTATCATTTTTCAGAATGTTTCAAAAGAAGATGCAATCCATGAAATGACTGAAGGAGGCTATGGCTTTCATCGAATTTATAAGAATATTATTAGAAGAATCAAGGAAGCAAATGTGGAGCAAATAAGAAAAGAAGTAATGGAAGGTGGAGAGTTATAA
- a CDS encoding NAD(+) synthase: protein MNYGFVKVAAAVPHVKVADCKFNVEKIESLIAVAEGKGVQIIIFPEMSITGYTCGDLFGQQLLLEEAEMGLMQILNNTRQLDIISIVGMPVVVNSTVINAAAVIQKGKVLGVTAKTYLPNYKEFYEQRWFTSALQLTTNNVRLCGQIVPIGSNLLFETSDTTFGIEICEDLWSTIPPSSSLALQGAEILFNMSADNEGIGKNNYLCSLISQQSARCIAGYVFSSCGFGESTTDVVFAGNGFIYENGSLLAHSERFSMKEQLIISEIDVERIRAERRINTTFAANQANLGDKKAVSIATEFVNSKELTLTRKFNSHPFVPQGIELNEHCEEVFSIQVAGLAQRLVHTGAKTAVIGISGGLDSTLALLVCVKTFDKLGLSRKDILGITMPGFGTTDRTYHNAIDLMKSLGISIREISIKDACIQHFKDIDHNINVHDVTYENSQARERTQILMDVANQTWGMVIGTGDLSELALGWATYNGDHMSMYGVNASVPKTLVKYLVQWVAVNGMDENSKATLLDIVDTPISPELIPADENGEIKQKTEDLVGPYELHDFFLYYFLRFGFRPSKIFYLANIAFKDMYDEKTIKKWLSTFFRRFFNQQFKRSCLPDGPKVGSISISPRGDWRMPSDASSAMWLKEIEAL from the coding sequence ATGAACTACGGATTTGTAAAAGTAGCCGCAGCTGTGCCACACGTAAAAGTGGCCGACTGCAAATTCAATGTAGAGAAGATAGAAAGTCTGATTGCAGTAGCCGAAGGAAAAGGAGTGCAGATCATTATTTTTCCGGAAATGAGTATTACCGGATATACTTGCGGTGACTTATTCGGACAACAACTTTTACTGGAAGAAGCAGAAATGGGACTGATGCAAATCCTGAATAACACCCGCCAATTAGACATTATTTCTATTGTTGGCATGCCTGTGGTGGTCAACTCGACAGTGATTAATGCAGCTGCAGTGATTCAAAAAGGAAAAGTGTTAGGAGTTACCGCTAAAACCTATCTCCCGAATTATAAAGAATTCTACGAACAACGTTGGTTTACCTCGGCGCTTCAGTTGACAACAAATAATGTACGTCTCTGTGGACAAATCGTTCCGATAGGTTCTAATCTGCTTTTTGAGACTTCAGATACGACTTTTGGCATCGAGATATGCGAGGACCTTTGGTCTACTATACCTCCGAGTTCTTCATTAGCACTGCAAGGTGCAGAAATTCTTTTCAATATGTCTGCTGATAATGAAGGTATTGGAAAGAATAATTATCTTTGTTCTCTCATCAGCCAACAATCTGCACGTTGTATTGCCGGATATGTATTCTCGTCTTGTGGCTTTGGAGAATCTACTACCGATGTAGTTTTTGCCGGTAACGGGTTCATTTATGAAAACGGTTCACTGCTTGCACACAGCGAACGTTTCAGCATGAAAGAACAGCTGATTATCAGCGAAATTGATGTGGAACGTATCCGGGCAGAACGCAGGATAAATACAACCTTTGCAGCTAATCAAGCAAACTTAGGGGATAAAAAGGCGGTTTCTATTGCGACTGAATTTGTCAACAGCAAAGAGCTAACCTTAACCCGGAAGTTTAATTCTCATCCTTTTGTACCGCAAGGAATAGAGCTAAATGAACATTGTGAAGAAGTGTTCTCCATACAGGTAGCGGGATTGGCACAAAGGCTTGTCCATACAGGAGCTAAAACTGCTGTAATCGGTATCTCTGGCGGGTTGGATTCAACATTGGCATTACTTGTATGTGTGAAGACTTTTGATAAGTTGGGATTGTCCAGAAAGGATATTCTCGGCATTACGATGCCAGGATTCGGAACGACCGACCGTACTTATCATAATGCCATCGATCTAATGAAATCGCTGGGTATCTCTATTCGTGAAATCAGTATCAAAGATGCTTGCATTCAACATTTTAAGGATATAGACCATAATATTAATGTACACGATGTCACATACGAAAATTCTCAAGCACGCGAACGTACACAAATATTGATGGATGTGGCGAACCAGACTTGGGGAATGGTTATTGGTACAGGAGATTTATCAGAACTTGCACTAGGATGGGCAACATATAATGGCGATCATATGTCCATGTATGGAGTGAATGCGAGTGTCCCTAAAACTCTCGTAAAATACTTGGTACAATGGGTGGCAGTAAATGGCATGGATGAAAATTCGAAAGCGACTTTACTCGATATTGTAGATACTCCCATCAGTCCGGAACTGATTCCGGCAGATGAAAACGGAGAAATTAAACAGAAAACAGAAGATTTGGTGGGTCCTTATGAACTACATGACTTCTTCCTATATTATTTCTTACGTTTCGGTTTCCGGCCTTCCAAGATATTCTATCTGGCAAATATTGCATTCAAAGATATGTATGATGAAAAAACCATCAAGAAATGGCTTTCTACCTTCTTCCGTCGTTTCTTTAATCAACAGTTCAAGCGTTCTTGCTTGCCGGACGGTCCTAAAGTAGGAAGTATTTCTATCAGCCCGAGAGGAGATTGGAGAATGCCGAGCGATGCCAGTTCAGCCATGTGGCTTAAAGAAATAGAGGCCTTGTAA
- a CDS encoding SusC/RagA family TonB-linked outer membrane protein, producing the protein MRKSILLFVLFTLTSIPLLLFAQGGYQVTGHIISAEDNQPMIGVSVLEKGTTNGVITDMNGNYSITVTKSPATLQFSYVGMKTIDKQVTASTRINLTMENDAQMVEEVVVVAYGVRKKGTIAGSVSTVKAEKMEDVPAPSFDQALQGQAPGLMVLSDSGEPSKAATFRIRGTNSINSGKDPLFILDGVAISSSDFNTISPNDIESISVLKDASSTSIYGARASNGVVVITSKRGRMGEAAKVTFRTQLGFSQLASKDWDQMNTDERIQFEKEVGLDKGQDYEKLSKTNINWLDKVYNDTAPLQNYELSVNGGTEKLNYYVSGSYYDQDGIAVGSTFERVGFRANVEAKANKWLKIGTNSMFAYQEVEQSDDGEYALWAPISASFFMLPYWNPYKEDGSLALQDDGSWKGTTENPLAWMANNPLSNKKYKLLSTFYAEVTPVKNLTIRSQLSADYGHTTSFYQSFPSYKPNNNYGGAQRSSFDMLNLMITNTANYRFMLNDVHSFNFMVGQEGENYHYEGFQLTTRGQTNDILTNLASGSTASSWSDPVTEYSFLSFFARGEYNYDDRYYADFSIRGDGSSRFGTDNHWGAFWSVGFMWNLRKEKFMQKYDWLTNAQIAVNTGTSGNSSINNYEHLALVSGGYKYDNESGIAISQLGNEELSWESTWATNVALHLGFIDRINLDVEFYNKKTTNMLMAVPISYTSTGFGTRWDNVGAMRNRGVEINVGADVLRIKDFKWNVNANVSYNKNEITELYNGVTEYVASDTGRMVAVGHPLGEFYLNRYAGVNPINGDALWYTKDGEITMEYNESDKVMLGKTHEAPWQGGFGTTLSWKGFSLSAQFTWVADRWMLNNDRVFQESNGLFSAYNQSKRMLYDRWKKPGDVTDIPRYGVTPQLDSRFLEDASFLRLKNLMLSYTFPQKWLKRTSFLNSARIYAQGQNLLTFTNFTGMDPESTSNVYKAQYPMSRQFTFGLEVSF; encoded by the coding sequence ATGAGAAAATCAATTCTCTTGTTTGTACTCTTTACTCTGACAAGTATCCCCCTGTTGCTTTTTGCGCAGGGTGGATATCAGGTAACCGGACATATTATCTCGGCGGAAGATAATCAGCCGATGATTGGTGTGTCTGTTTTGGAGAAGGGTACGACGAACGGAGTAATTACCGATATGAATGGTAATTACAGTATCACAGTGACGAAGTCTCCTGCTACTTTGCAGTTCTCTTATGTCGGTATGAAAACGATAGATAAGCAGGTGACTGCTTCTACTCGTATAAATTTGACAATGGAAAACGATGCACAGATGGTGGAAGAAGTGGTAGTTGTCGCGTATGGTGTACGTAAGAAAGGAACAATCGCAGGTTCTGTATCTACGGTAAAAGCTGAAAAGATGGAAGATGTTCCTGCTCCGAGTTTCGACCAGGCACTGCAAGGACAGGCGCCAGGATTAATGGTGCTTTCTGATTCTGGTGAACCCAGTAAGGCAGCCACTTTTCGTATTCGCGGAACAAATTCAATTAATTCGGGAAAAGATCCTCTTTTTATATTGGATGGAGTAGCTATTTCAAGTTCGGATTTCAATACAATTAGTCCTAATGATATTGAAAGTATTTCAGTATTAAAAGATGCTTCTTCTACTTCTATTTATGGGGCACGTGCTTCCAATGGTGTGGTCGTTATTACATCCAAGCGCGGGCGTATGGGGGAAGCGGCTAAGGTTACTTTCCGTACACAGCTCGGATTTTCTCAACTAGCCTCAAAAGATTGGGATCAGATGAATACGGATGAACGCATTCAATTTGAGAAAGAAGTTGGACTGGATAAAGGACAAGATTATGAAAAGTTGAGTAAGACAAATATCAACTGGCTGGATAAAGTGTACAATGATACTGCCCCTTTGCAGAATTACGAGTTATCTGTAAACGGAGGCACGGAGAAATTGAATTATTATGTTTCAGGAAGTTATTACGATCAAGATGGCATTGCAGTAGGGTCTACATTCGAACGTGTCGGTTTTCGCGCCAATGTAGAGGCAAAAGCTAATAAATGGTTGAAGATAGGAACAAATTCAATGTTTGCCTATCAGGAAGTTGAACAGAGTGATGATGGAGAGTATGCGTTATGGGCTCCTATTTCCGCGTCTTTTTTTATGTTGCCTTACTGGAACCCTTATAAGGAAGATGGAAGTCTGGCACTTCAGGATGACGGGAGTTGGAAGGGAACGACAGAAAATCCGTTGGCATGGATGGCAAATAATCCGTTGTCGAATAAGAAATACAAACTTTTATCCACTTTTTATGCCGAGGTTACTCCGGTAAAGAATCTGACAATCCGTTCACAGCTAAGTGCTGATTATGGTCATACTACCTCTTTTTATCAAAGTTTCCCCAGTTACAAGCCAAATAATAATTATGGAGGTGCGCAGCGTAGCTCGTTTGATATGCTTAACCTGATGATTACAAATACGGCAAACTACCGTTTTATGTTGAATGATGTTCATTCATTCAATTTTATGGTTGGTCAGGAAGGTGAAAACTATCATTATGAAGGTTTCCAGTTAACTACTCGGGGACAGACAAATGATATTTTGACAAACTTAGCTTCAGGCTCAACTGCTTCATCATGGTCAGATCCTGTCACAGAATATTCTTTTCTCTCTTTCTTTGCCCGGGGCGAATACAATTATGATGACCGTTACTATGCTGATTTCTCGATTCGTGGGGATGGATCTTCACGTTTTGGTACCGATAACCATTGGGGAGCTTTCTGGTCAGTCGGTTTTATGTGGAACCTTCGTAAGGAGAAGTTCATGCAAAAATATGATTGGCTTACTAATGCGCAAATTGCGGTTAATACAGGTACATCCGGTAATTCTTCTATTAATAACTATGAGCATCTGGCTTTAGTTTCCGGTGGATATAAGTATGATAACGAATCAGGTATTGCAATTTCCCAGTTAGGAAATGAAGAATTGAGTTGGGAGTCTACATGGGCTACTAATGTGGCGTTGCATTTAGGTTTTATTGATCGTATCAATTTGGATGTGGAGTTTTATAATAAGAAAACGACCAATATGTTGATGGCGGTTCCTATTTCTTATACATCTACCGGTTTTGGGACCCGTTGGGATAATGTGGGAGCCATGCGGAATCGTGGTGTAGAAATTAATGTCGGCGCAGATGTACTCCGCATCAAAGACTTTAAATGGAATGTGAATGCCAATGTATCCTATAATAAAAATGAAATAACCGAGCTCTATAATGGGGTGACAGAATATGTAGCTTCCGATACCGGTAGAATGGTTGCGGTAGGTCATCCGTTAGGAGAATTTTATCTGAACCGTTATGCGGGAGTTAATCCGATTAATGGAGATGCTTTATGGTATACCAAAGACGGTGAAATTACTATGGAATATAATGAAAGCGACAAGGTGATGCTGGGCAAAACACATGAAGCTCCCTGGCAAGGTGGTTTTGGTACTACACTTTCCTGGAAGGGATTTTCACTTTCCGCACAGTTCACATGGGTGGCTGATCGCTGGATGCTTAATAACGACAGAGTCTTTCAGGAGAGTAACGGACTGTTCAGTGCCTATAACCAGTCAAAACGTATGCTTTACGACCGATGGAAAAAACCGGGAGATGTGACTGATATTCCCCGTTATGGAGTAACTCCCCAACTGGATTCACGATTCCTTGAAGATGCATCTTTCCTGCGTCTAAAGAATTTGATGCTCAGCTATACGTTCCCACAGAAATGGTTGAAGCGGACTAGCTTTTTGAATAGTGCCCGTATTTATGCGCAGGGACAGAATTTGTTGACATTTACAAATTTCACGGGTATGGATCCGGAGTCTACGTCCAATGTGTACAAGGCCCAATATCCGATGTCACGTCAGTTCACATTCGGACTGGAAGTTTCATTCTAA
- a CDS encoding RagB/SusD family nutrient uptake outer membrane protein produces MIRKIKLYIALVAVLLSASSCLDKYPQDAIPQDDAIKTVSDVRQALIGIYAQFKNSSLYSGYLTLLPDIQTDQVYAVKGYTNVYGDVWRNEILAINKQVEYVYGGLYAVIGRCNFVLDNMAAVEAATSDDEQLDKLDNYKGHIYFARALAYSELLKCFCKAYDSDEEAANELGVVLQSSYVNPGPVKRASLKDSYQFVLDDLAKAAEYLAADDDDTAVIYNSAYFTVGTVNALYARMYLYMQKWEKAVEYATKVIDSKKYALADATKNSYSVTYNDFAYMWQYDNSTEIIWKVMFEVNSYGGALGTVFLNYDYTSYKPDYVPAKWVLDAYANADLRYNAYFGSVTTGFSHALTWPLLIKYMGNQDFISQRVLCVSMPKPFRLAEQYLIRAEAYCRMGTAYYGKAGIDISTLRMARYSSYGGSTTLTEENWFKTVSEERMKELFMEGFRLNDLKRWHEGFERKEQTSTVSPGNTLKLEKDDPRFVWPIPQHELDAPGVDLMPNESNK; encoded by the coding sequence ATGATAAGAAAAATAAAATTATATATAGCTTTGGTTGCGGTATTGCTTTCGGCATCTTCCTGTCTTGACAAATATCCGCAAGATGCTATTCCGCAAGATGATGCTATTAAGACAGTGAGCGATGTGCGTCAAGCTTTGATCGGTATTTATGCGCAGTTTAAAAACAGCAGCCTATATAGCGGTTACTTGACCTTGTTACCTGATATTCAGACAGATCAGGTTTACGCTGTTAAAGGATATACGAATGTCTATGGTGATGTATGGCGTAATGAGATATTAGCTATCAATAAACAGGTGGAATATGTGTATGGTGGTTTGTATGCCGTTATCGGACGTTGTAATTTCGTTCTTGATAACATGGCTGCCGTAGAAGCGGCTACTTCCGATGACGAACAACTGGATAAGTTGGATAACTACAAGGGACATATTTATTTTGCCCGTGCGCTGGCTTATTCGGAACTGCTGAAGTGTTTCTGTAAAGCTTATGACAGTGATGAAGAGGCTGCCAATGAACTGGGAGTTGTATTACAGTCCAGTTACGTTAATCCGGGACCTGTAAAACGTGCTTCTTTAAAAGATTCCTATCAGTTTGTTTTGGATGATTTGGCTAAAGCTGCTGAATATCTGGCTGCGGATGATGATGATACTGCGGTTATCTATAATTCTGCATATTTCACGGTTGGTACAGTCAATGCTTTGTATGCTCGTATGTACCTGTATATGCAGAAGTGGGAGAAGGCCGTTGAGTATGCCACTAAAGTGATAGATAGTAAGAAGTATGCATTAGCTGATGCTACAAAGAACAGTTATTCGGTTACTTACAATGATTTTGCGTATATGTGGCAGTATGATAATTCTACTGAAATCATCTGGAAAGTAATGTTTGAGGTAAATTCCTATGGAGGCGCATTGGGTACCGTATTCCTCAATTATGATTATACATCTTATAAACCGGATTATGTACCGGCTAAATGGGTATTGGATGCCTATGCTAATGCTGATTTACGCTACAATGCCTATTTTGGTTCGGTAACAACCGGCTTCTCCCATGCGTTAACCTGGCCGCTTTTGATCAAATATATGGGTAATCAGGATTTTATAAGCCAAAGAGTATTATGTGTTTCCATGCCGAAGCCGTTTCGGTTGGCAGAGCAATATTTAATTCGTGCAGAGGCTTATTGCCGGATGGGAACAGCTTATTATGGAAAAGCCGGAATTGATATTTCTACTTTACGTATGGCTCGTTATTCTTCCTACGGTGGTTCTACCACACTAACAGAAGAGAACTGGTTTAAGACTGTCAGTGAAGAACGTATGAAAGAACTCTTTATGGAAGGTTTCCGCCTTAATGACTTGAAACGTTGGCATGAGGGATTTGAACGTAAAGAACAAACCTCGACTGTCTCTCCGGGCAATACGCTGAAGTTAGAGAAAGACGATCCGCGTTTTGTATGGCCTATCCCGCAACATGAGTTGGATGCTCCAGGTGTGGATTTAATGCCTAATGAAAGCAATAAATAA
- a CDS encoding DUF4984 domain-containing protein — MKLLITGIVALITLAVGFWGCNDLSRTTYSGSDYVMFSDTLSMYPVQDSEKWFEIPVVATNICDYDRSFGVEVDDKASNAIEKKQYVVESNTVTIKAGERVAKFRMKGIYENIDKTDSLSVTFNLLAKDENVWDLYGTRTRVQMQKACPFELSTFEGYCLLTSSFFSAYMTNTEHRLLQAERDKTEDNTIILHDFFYKNYDLKIKYDPSDPLKPFVEFDDQIIGSTAEAFGTIYGNGKLMCTQPVAYDSYYNVCQKFVFLYSTIYVVGKGTVGTYVNILEWISDEEAEQYKKEEGL, encoded by the coding sequence ATGAAACTATTAATAACAGGGATCGTAGCACTGATAACGCTGGCTGTCGGATTCTGGGGATGTAATGATCTCTCCCGAACGACTTACAGCGGTTCCGACTACGTGATGTTCTCCGATACATTATCTATGTATCCGGTGCAGGACAGCGAGAAATGGTTTGAAATTCCGGTAGTAGCTACAAATATATGCGATTATGACCGTTCTTTTGGCGTAGAAGTAGACGATAAGGCTAGTAATGCAATTGAAAAAAAGCAATATGTGGTTGAATCAAATACGGTAACCATTAAAGCAGGGGAACGGGTAGCAAAGTTTCGGATGAAGGGTATTTATGAGAACATTGATAAAACGGATTCTTTGTCGGTTACGTTCAATTTGCTTGCCAAAGATGAAAATGTATGGGATTTGTACGGTACCCGTACTCGTGTTCAAATGCAAAAAGCATGTCCTTTCGAACTTAGTACATTTGAAGGCTATTGTCTATTGACTTCCTCTTTCTTTAGTGCATATATGACGAATACGGAACATCGGTTATTACAAGCGGAAAGAGACAAGACTGAAGATAATACTATAATATTACATGATTTCTTCTATAAGAATTATGATCTTAAAATTAAGTATGATCCTTCCGATCCGTTGAAACCATTTGTAGAGTTTGATGATCAAATTATAGGTAGTACGGCAGAAGCCTTCGGAACCATTTACGGTAATGGAAAGCTGATGTGTACTCAGCCTGTTGCGTACGATTCTTATTATAATGTATGCCAGAAATTTGTATTCTTATATAGCACTATTTATGTGGTGGGTAAAGGTACGGTAGGTACTTATGTGAATATTCTGGAGTGGATTAGTGATGAAGAAGCGGAGCAGTATAAAAAAGAGGAAGGACTCTAA
- a CDS encoding DUF5003 domain-containing protein — MKDIIKYYLQLIVLMFCLFTSACSDDDETVTPVFPDLQKIECAVGDTKTLTFEATDNWILISSSLWCYFEQDGEQTFTCSGGVGEQTVTIHISDDATELMKSYKAELTMTMAGSRQVIAEVTRPSTGYELHAFDAEQTIEYTAENPYVQDYGGKAYFWVSSNADWIVESSESLDLSKTNISGEAGNNVKITPLLKQGTENRKTAWTQELIFKNRKGEVISKLPVHYDGIPADKIEFSNDNIYSNKIKASVDGESYTFKNQSYEAEGVPLTVIARNDEYTYVCVEYTSTMGPETGWNEEWSFKLLTGFKNWLWIEDDSEGNLMIAAKSNDGASRSAYLMVFPNLVYAEVENDFENKVFSKEGIVGEYSNYIGALIEQDAFVATSGLSIMDSYTFRPLYDGAGNAIQAEPYAGEMTENELIEKYGTSNVYTVYSFTLGMSYTQIFVLPNGYTGSNLQATTILNGKNTAWSGISLEPGQNSSGQMGINIYGMNSEANGDEMCITIKNGTEPYAVLLIETRYSD; from the coding sequence ATGAAAGATATAATAAAATATTATTTGCAATTGATTGTGTTGATGTTCTGTCTCTTCACGTCTGCTTGTAGTGATGATGATGAGACTGTAACACCTGTGTTTCCGGATTTGCAGAAAATAGAATGTGCAGTCGGAGATACCAAGACACTGACTTTTGAAGCTACTGATAACTGGATATTGATTTCGTCGTCGTTGTGGTGCTATTTTGAACAAGATGGTGAACAGACCTTCACTTGTTCAGGTGGTGTTGGCGAACAGACTGTCACCATTCATATTAGTGATGATGCTACGGAACTGATGAAATCCTATAAGGCGGAGTTGACAATGACGATGGCGGGAAGTCGGCAGGTAATAGCAGAAGTGACACGTCCGTCTACAGGTTATGAGTTGCATGCATTCGATGCTGAACAAACTATAGAATATACAGCGGAAAATCCTTATGTGCAAGATTATGGTGGTAAAGCATACTTTTGGGTTAGCTCAAACGCTGATTGGATTGTAGAAAGTTCGGAGAGCTTAGATTTAAGTAAAACGAATATTTCTGGAGAAGCAGGTAATAATGTGAAAATTACTCCGCTTTTGAAACAAGGTACTGAAAATCGTAAAACAGCTTGGACACAGGAACTTATTTTTAAGAATAGGAAAGGGGAAGTAATTTCAAAATTACCGGTTCATTACGATGGAATTCCTGCCGATAAAATAGAATTTAGCAATGATAATATTTATTCGAATAAGATTAAAGCTTCTGTAGATGGCGAATCATATACATTTAAGAATCAGTCTTATGAGGCTGAAGGAGTACCTTTAACAGTCATCGCCAGAAATGATGAGTATACTTATGTTTGTGTAGAATATACATCAACTATGGGACCAGAGACAGGTTGGAATGAAGAATGGAGTTTTAAGTTACTTACAGGCTTTAAAAATTGGTTGTGGATAGAGGATGATAGTGAAGGGAATTTGATGATCGCAGCAAAAAGTAATGATGGTGCTTCTCGTAGCGCATATTTGATGGTATTTCCAAATTTGGTATATGCTGAAGTCGAAAATGATTTTGAAAATAAAGTATTTTCGAAGGAAGGCATTGTAGGAGAATATAGTAATTATATTGGAGCACTTATAGAACAAGATGCATTTGTTGCTACTTCAGGACTTTCAATTATGGACTCATATACATTTAGACCGTTATATGATGGTGCTGGAAATGCAATACAGGCAGAACCCTATGCTGGCGAAATGACAGAGAATGAATTGATTGAAAAGTATGGTACTTCTAATGTTTATACAGTCTATTCGTTCACTTTAGGAATGTCTTATACTCAAATATTTGTTTTACCTAATGGATATACTGGATCTAACTTGCAAGCTACTACTATATTGAACGGAAAAAATACTGCATGGTCTGGAATTAGCTTAGAACCAGGACAGAATTCATCTGGACAAATGGGAATCAATATTTATGGTATGAATTCAGAAGCAAATGGAGATGAAATGTGTATAACGATTAAGAATGGAACAGAGCCATATGCTGTATTATTAATTGAGACACGCTATAGTGACTGA